A genomic stretch from Primulina huaijiensis isolate GDHJ02 chromosome 14, ASM1229523v2, whole genome shotgun sequence includes:
- the LOC140956834 gene encoding E3 ubiquitin-protein ligase BIG BROTHER, whose product MSENRDYTDGGCPYPVSEGFMDFFGAASSAAHYVHMGPMNDQESAYWSMHMNSSYEFGSESTSYYGGYGGNPGVDFSRRAWEYPLMMNAEESIAVGIPSQQDMVSIVHPIAEESSTNNQDDPDTQVIWQDNIDPDSMTYEELLDLGEAVGTQSRGLSQDVIDLLPTSKHKSGGIFSRRKSGDRCVICQMRYKRGDRQINLPCKHAYHADCCSKWLSINKTCPVCNTEVVGDELRH is encoded by the exons ATGAGTGAAAATCGGGATTACACGGATGGCGGCTGTCCTTACCCTGTCTCTGAGGGTTTTATGGATTTCTTTGGGGCCGCTTCATCGGCGGCACATTATGTACACATGGGACCGATGAATGATCAG GAATCTGCATATTGGTCAATGCACATGAATTCTTCGTATGAATTTGGTTCGGAAAGTACATCTTATTATGGTGGCTACGGAGGAAATCCAGGAGTGGATTTTAGCCGGAGGGCTTGGGAATACCCTTTAATGATGAATGCAGAAGAATCTATTGCAGTAGGTATACCATCACAACAAGATATGGTTTCCATAGTGCATCCTATTGCAGAGGAAA GCTCAACAAATAATCAAGATGATCCCGATACTCAG GTCATATGGCAAGATAATATTGACCCTGATAGCATGACTTATGAG GAATTGCTTGACTTAGGAGAGGCAGTTGGAACTCAAAGTCGAGGACTCTCACAAGATGTTATCGATCTCCTTCCAACGTCAAAACACAAATCTGGGGGAATTTTCTCAAGAAGAAAATCTGGTGACAG ATGTGTTATCTGCCAAATGCGATATAAACGAGGAGACCGCCAAATAAATTTACCATGCAAACATGCCTACCATGCTGATTGTTGCTCCAAATGGCTTAGCATCAACAAG ACATGTCCGGTTTGCAACACTGAGGTCGTCGGTGACGAATTAAGGCATTGA